agaacaattgctcactggaacaacctccccagggatgtggtggtGTCCCTGGCACTGGAGGCTTTCAAGATGTGAGGGGACAGTGTGCTGGATGATCTTATCTAAGGAATGgttttggaccagatgatcttttgaggtcccttccaacctgggctgctCTAGTATTTTCTGATTCTCGCCCCAAAGGGGATGTGGGAGGCTAGGGGTGCtgtggcagggctgtgccagTCTCCCTGGGGCCAGGGGCACCCCCGGGGTGCATGGCTCCCGGTGCTCACCCAGCACCATCTTGCATGCCTGGAGCTGGTGCTTACATGCACCGCAGCACTGCGCAGCTCGCCTGTGCATCCACGCATGACCCAGGCTGGCTCTCCCAGCAGCGCTGATGGTGCATGCCGCTGCCCTTACAGGTGTACGACGTCCCCCCCTCGGTGAGCAAGGATGTGCCGGATGGCCCGGCGCGGGAGGAGACCTATGACGTGCCCCCTGCCTTTGCCAAGCAGAAAGCCTTTGACCCCTCCCGCCACCCCCTCATCCTGGCCCAGCAGGAGCCCTACTTGCCAGAGGATGTCTACGACGTGCCACCAGCAGCCGGGAAAGGTGTCCCTGAGCCACCACTCACCCATGAGATCTATGACGTGCCCCCCAGCCTCAAGAAGCTGGGGGGGTCAGCATTCCCCTCCCAGGAGGTGTACGACGTGCCCCGAGACCTGCACGCCCCAGGCAAGGGCTCCCTGGACACAGAGGGCGAGTACATCTATGATGTCCCACCGCAAGTGGACCGTGAGGCAAAAGGCGCTGATGCCAAACGCCTCTCGGCCTCCAGCACGGGCAGCACCCGCAGCAACATCTCCACATCCTCGCTGGACGTGGTGCCTGTGAAGGAGCCAGCCAAGGGAGCCGGCAAAGAGTTCTCCCTGGACTTGGACGCCGCCATGGAGACACTGGCCAAGCTCCAGCATGGTGTCGGCGGCGCCGTCTCCTACCTCATGTCCTTCATCGGTGCCAACTGGCGCAGCCCTGAGCACATGGAGGCCAATGCCGCCAGCATCCGTGGGGCAGCTGAGGGTGTCCGGACGGCCCTCCGGGACCTGCTGGAGTTTGCCCGGGGGGCAGTGGGCAATGCTGCACAGGCCTCTGACCGTTCCCTCTATGCCAAGCTCAGCAAGCAGCTGCAGAAGATGGAGGAGGTCTACCAGGCCCTGGCACGGCATGGCCAAGCGTTGGATGCTTGCCACTGGGCCCCAAGTGCCCTGGCCGGCAGCAAGCCGGGTACGGATGACTTGGAGCACTTTGTCATGCACTCGCGTGGCGTCCCTGATGACACCAAGCAGTTGGCCTCCTTCCTGCACGGCAACGCCTCCCTCCTCTTCAAACGGACAAAGCCGGTGGCGGAGAGCGGTGGCCATGGGCCCCCTCACCCCTCCGACAAGGCCAGCAGCATCCAGTCGcggcccctgccctccccgcccAAGTTGCTGGCCCAGGAGTCGCCCGATGGGCCCTATGAGAACAGCGAGAGCGGCTGGATGGAGGATTACGACTACGTTCATCTCCAGGTGGGCGCAGGCaggggggggctgctccccatGGGTGGGTTTTGTGCCGGTGGCTCCCCGGCACAGGGGCATCAGGCAGTTCTGACTGCGGTGGTGCTTCTGCCACCCACATCTTGCTTTTAGCCTCCTTTTTGAGGACTGTGGGGACCAGGGGtgtcccagggcaggcaggggctcGCTCCCAGCAAAGCTGGTGGTGTTGACCCCTGTGTCAtgccccttccttccctgcagggcAAGGAGGAGTTTGAGAAGACccagaaggagctgctggagaaaggCAACATCATCCGGCAGAGCAAGGACCAGCTGGAGCACCAACAGGTAACGGAGCCAGggcaggtgggtgctgctgggcacagctCTTGGGGTGGGCAGCAGGGTTTTGGCTCCTGCTCCCCTTGTACCCCCTGCCACCGGTCTGGACCACAGCTCCCTCTTGCATGGCTGTCCCCATGGTGGGTTCTGGCTCACCTCCCCATGCCAGCGCTGTGCCAGCAGAGAAGAGCATCGGTGCCTTGTTCCTGGAGAGGAGCCTGGCACAGCTGTCTTGGGGCTGGCACTGTCCCTTGCTGTTTTCCCCGGGGCAGAGCTGTCACCTGGGGCTGGTGGCCACAGCCACCTGTACTGGTGGCTCCAGGGAGGGGAGTGGGTGCTGGCTCGATGGCTGTCCTGCCTCACACCCATCCCTCCCGCAGCTGAAGCAGTttgagcagctggagcaggaggtgaCGCGCCCCATCGACAATGACCTGTCCAACTggagccccccccagcactaTGGCCCGGcacggggcggcggggccctgTGTCCTGCTGAccgccagctcctcctcttcTACCTGGAGCAGTGTGAGGCCAACCTCACCACGCTCACCAATGCCGTCGACGCCTTCTTCACCGCTGTCAGCACCAACCAACCCCCCAAGATCTTTGTGGCCCACAGCAAGTTCGTCATCCTCAGCGCCCACAAGCTCGTTTTCATCGGGGACACGCTGTCCCGCCAGGCCAAGGCCCAGGACGTCCAGCACAAGGTGATGCACTACAGCAACCTCCTCTGCGAGATGCTCAAGGAGATTGTGGTGACCACCAAGGCGGCTGCCCTCCACtatccttctcctgctgcctctaaGGACATGGTGGAGCGCGTCAAGGACCTTGCCAACAGCACGCAGCAGTTCAGGATGGTGCTGGGCCAGCTGGCAGCCATGTGATGGCCCTGGGTTGCTGTCCCCTCCCCACGGTCCCCACCCCATCCCTAGACGTGCATCCCGTTCCATGAGAGCCCTCTGCCTGGTGTAAGCGGACATGTACATAGAGACTCCCATGCGCACCGGGGGCCTGGAGCTCTGCTGGTAGAGGGGTGAGGGACTGTGGCCATCATCCCCCTTCCTCtttatttctccctccctccGGCCAGAGGCTAGGATTGGTTTCGGAGCTATGCCCACAATGAAGCAAAGCTGGGAGGTGGATTCATGCCCACTCCCTCCCTGCTGTCGTCTCGCCGTACAAAACTGGCAGCCGTTCCTGGCCTGGAGACCATGGGGCTGTGTCCCTGTTGAATCGAGACAGGGATGCGCCTGGCAATTTGGGGCGGTGCTGTGGCTGCTCCGCTCTCGGCAGGGCTCCTGAGCAGTCTCGGGTGGCCAGCAGATTTTAAGGGTGTGGAAGCCACTCTTCGATGTGGGACAGTGGGGCAGGGTTGTGCTGTGCCCCTGTGTGCTGGGGGCTGTGGGTAAGGGTCCCCAGGAGGGTaaggggtgatgggggggggctggggcgggAGAGGTCTAACCTGTGCATTCTCACGTCTTGGGTTTTGCTACTGTACCAGCTGTAATTGAAACGCAAACCGAAATTGGTGCCttttgaacacaggggaagcttctgcTGGTTCCCAGAGCTATGGAGTCGTAGCCCCCTGAAACTcagccccctgcccctccccagcagcacaaaGATTTGTGTAGAAGCCCCCCCCCCTCTGCTGGGTATCTGCGTGTGCCTGCTGGCGGGAGGGACAccctggggagcagctggggtATCCTGTTGTGTTGTGTGTGGTGTTGTCCTgtcctgtgtgtccccccccccccccccaaagagcaTGGCACATGGGGACTGCGGTGTCCCCCACCACCAGTGCCTGCCTGTGAGATGGAGGGGTCAGGGGATGGCATGGGGGCATCTGTTGCCCTGTCCCCGTCCCACCTGagatgtccctgtccccacctgCCCAGGTGCTGGGTGAAGGCATGGACACGCTGGGCTTTGGCTGGGTCCTGGGGGTCGAAGATGAGGAGGCAGTGGAAGTTGCTGTCACCCATGTGTCCTACTGTGGGGCTGTGGGTcaggtggggtgtgggggggaggaTGGCAGTCCCCCAACTAGACCCCCCCAGCATCAGGGGGCTGCAGTGCCATTGACAGGTGAGGCCGGAGTCCTGCGGGTTGCGCTTGGTCTCCACCACCACGTCGGGCAGGCGGGAGGTGGGCACGCAGACATCTGTGGAGTAGCCCTGGGCTGGGCAGGACAGAGCCGTGGCACCTGCAGCTCCATGGGGTGCTGCGGCCAttgtccccatcccactgcccgTCCCTCACCTGGCAGCCTGCTTCCTGTGAGGGGCCAGTGAGtgggtgcccctgcagcccccaccagcCCGGAGTCCCAGTGCCCACATGGTCTGGGTCCAAGGCTGGCAGTGTGGAGCAGGCACCCATCCGGCAGCACCACACACAGCTTAAGCACATGGGGCTGCATGGTGCTGTAGCACACCACGTTAGTGCTCGAGGCACCCATGGCTGCCATGCCACACAGCGAGGTGTCTGCCCTGGAGTCTGCAGGCAGGGAACAGGGATGGTATAGGCGGCTGGCATGGGCACAGGGGCCTGGTGCACCTCGGGGACCATGGGGAACCCAGCACCCTGGGACCATGGCACTCACTCCCCCTTGGGTACCCCAGTGCACCCCTGGGATCATGGCACCCCATGGGGAAACCAACACCCCTAGGGACCATGGCATCCCCATGGGACCGCAGCACTACTGGGGCCgtggcacccccagccccatgaCCACCCCTGCTACCCTCCTGGGACTACGGCACCCTTGGCCCCATGGGCACACCCAGcacccccagtgctcccagcatccccagccccacaggggTCCCCCCACACCTCCGGCGCCACCACCCAAGCCCCGGGGCCCCCCCGGTTGCTCGCTGGTGCCCACGGTACCGACGGGGAACCAGAGCCCGGTGCCACGCAGGTGGCTGTTGAGGGCCTTGCGGGTGACGCCGGGCTCCACCGTCACCGAGAAGTCCTCGAGGCTCAGCTCCGCGATGGCGTCCATGCGGCTCAGGTCGAAGCAGACGCCGCCCTGGCACGGGGGCACCGGCGCGGCTGGGCACGGCCGGCCGCCGAGAGCCCCCGGgcaggggccgggcagggggtgcgggggggggccTGTACCTGCACGGCGTTGACGCCGCCCTCGaggccggtgccggtgccgaaGGGCACCATGGGCACGCGGCAGCGGTAGCAGAGCGCCGCCAGCTCCTGCACCTGCCCCACCGCCTGGGGCCACACCACGGCGTCCGGCGGGGCGCAGCTGAGGGCACAGGGCGGCACTGCTGCCCCACGGACCTCACCGTCCCCGagacccttcccctccccagcctcttcccccctcccatgTCCCTTCCCCTCCGCAGACCCTTTCCCTGCCCAGAcccttcccctccctgtgccccctcccctccccatggCCCTTCCCCAAcccagacccttccccagccccgtggcccttccttcccctcctgctccccagacccttctcttcCCCACGGCCCTTCCCCGAACCAGGaccctttttttccctgcccaTGGCCCTTCCCCAACCCAGACCCTTCCTCTCCCCAGACCCTGCCCTTCCCCACGTCCTTTCCCTTGCCCGTGGCCCTGCCCTTCCCCacgtcccttcccctccccagacCCTGCcccctgggggtcccagccctgggACCCACACGTGCATGGACTCGTCGTGGCCGTGCTGCTCGCGCACTGCCATGGCCGTGGAGATGTTGGGGCCCCCGACCACCGCCCTCAGGGCCTCCACGAAGTCGGGGGGCAGCGGGCGCTGGCGGGGGGCGAGGGCCCGTCAGGGCGCGGGCAGCGGGGTCCGGCCCGGGGCCCAGGGGCCCAGGACCCCCCCTGCagctgggggtgcagggccaCCCTGGGGCCCCCATCCCGCCGTGCCCcacgggaccccccccgcccggccccaccTTGGAGCAGCAGCTCCGGCgccccagggccccccccagccccagcacccgcCGCAGAGCCATGGTGGGGACGGCCAGCGCCTGCCCGGGGCCCGGCCCCCGCTCCCGtcccctcccgtcccctcccctcccgccgccaCCGGCACCGCCACGTTAAGGTGGCTCCGGCTGGCGGGGCCGCGACGAGcgtcccctccccgccggggGGGCCCtgcgcccccggcccccggcccggggctgTCCCCACAGCTGGCCGGGGGTCCCCAGAGCCGGCCTTATCCCCACACGTGCGCCCGGCTGTCCCCGCACCCCCCCGGTGTCCCCAGCCAGGGCAGGTGCCCCCGTGCCTGGCCAGGCGTCCCGCTCCCCGGCCGGGTGTCCCCGTGGGAGCTCCCACACCCGGCCTGGCCCCACGCCTGCTCTACAGCCGGCATCCCCGAGCCGGCTCAGGCGTCCCTGCACCTGGCCACCCACCCCTGCCTCGCTCTGGCGTCCCCGGAGGAGGCCACGTGTCCCCAAGCCTCCTGGCCTCCTTGGCCAGGGGTCCCTAAGCCCGGCCGGGTGTCCCTGCAGCTGGCCGGGGGTTCCTGACCCCGTGGGAGGCCACACGTCCCCAAGCCTCCAGCCCTCCCAGCCAGGTGTCCCCATGCCCCCCGTCCATCTGTCCCCACACCCGGAGAAGTGCCCCTAAACCCACCGCgtgcccctgtccccagccacgCGTCCCCCAGTTGCTCGGCTGCCCCGTGCCCCCTTCCCGCCCGTCCCGGCGCCACAGTGAGGAAGCAGTGTGGGGAGTTTGGCAGCGTTTATTGCCGGCCTCAGTTGGCCGCCAGGACGGAGTTGATCCAGTTGCGGAGCTTGGTGACGCGGGCGTAGACACCGGGCATGTTGGGGTCGCAggtgctgctgccccaggagACGATGCCCACCAAGTTCCAGACACCGTCCTTCTGGCACACCAGCGGGCCCCCAGAGTCGCCCTGTGGGCAGCGGGtgagcacaggggctggggggtggtgggggtccatggggcaggaaggggcagggggcagggggagctgggggcacCTACCATGCAGGAGGAGGCACCATCAGCACCGGCACACACCATCACATCAGCGATGCGGTATCCCCAGTACTGCTTGCACTGCGGGTTGGTGAGCaggggcagggctgcctgctgcagcaccGTCGGAGTCTCCGAGGCTGCGGGCAAGCGGGGCGGTGTCAGCGCCGGGGACGGGGATGAGAATGGGAattgggacagggatggggattgggatgTGGAAAGGTATG
Above is a genomic segment from Harpia harpyja isolate bHarHar1 chromosome 9, bHarHar1 primary haplotype, whole genome shotgun sequence containing:
- the LOC128146523 gene encoding LOW QUALITY PROTEIN: probable D-lactate dehydrogenase, mitochondrial (The sequence of the model RefSeq protein was modified relative to this genomic sequence to represent the inferred CDS: inserted 1 base in 1 codon) codes for the protein MALRRVLGLGGALGRRSCCSKRPLPPDFVEALRAVVGGPNISTAMAVREQHGHDESMHVCAPPDAVVWPQAVGQVQELAALCYRCRVPMVPFGTGTGLEGGVNAVQGGVCFDLSRMDAIAELSLEDFSVTVEPGVTRKALNSHLRGTGLWFPVDSRADTSLCGMAAMGASSTNVVCYSTMQPHVLKLCVVLPDGCLLHTASLGPRPXWALGLRAGGGCRGTHSLAPHRKQAAR
- the BCAR1 gene encoding breast cancer anti-estrogen resistance protein 1 isoform X2; amino-acid sequence: MNYLNVLAKALYDNVAESPDELSFRKGDIMTVLERNTQGLDGWWLCSLHGRQGIVPGNRLKILVGMYDKKKQQQQQAPGPAQGQALPQPPVPQPALPYHHQGGYTPLSPASQYTPMHPAYAPQGDNVYLMPVPSKGQQGLYPGSVPPGQFPPAPAKQLPAYPKQTPPHAFPSPGQEIYQVPPSLGQAAEAYPGGSASPPQDVYQVPPLASQAQDIYQVPPSLDMRCWEGHKPQGKVLVPTRIGQVYVYDSPKGEQDEYDFPRHLLSAGSQEIYDVPPVRGGVPSQFSQEVYDTPPMAVKGPNGQDPGQEIYDVPPSVEKNLHQTVYDVPPSVSKDVPDGPAREETYDVPPAFAKQKAFDPSRHPLILAQQEPYLPEDVYDVPPAAGKGVPEPPLTHEIYDVPPSLKKLGGSAFPSQEVYDVPRDLHAPGKGSLDTEGEYIYDVPPQVDREAKGADAKRLSASSTGSTRSNISTSSLDVVPVKEPAKGAGKEFSLDLDAAMETLAKLQHGVGGAVSYLMSFIGANWRSPEHMEANAASIRGAAEGVRTALRDLLEFARGAVGNAAQASDRSLYAKLSKQLQKMEEVYQALARHGQALDACHWAPSALAGSKPGTDDLEHFVMHSRGVPDDTKQLASFLHGNASLLFKRTKPVAESGGHGPPHPSDKASSIQSRPLPSPPKLLAQESPDGPYENSESGWMEDYDYVHLQGKEEFEKTQKELLEKGNIIRQSKDQLEHQQLKQFEQLEQEVTRPIDNDLSNWSPPQHYGPARGGGALCPADRQLLLFYLEQCEANLTTLTNAVDAFFTAVSTNQPPKIFVAHSKFVILSAHKLVFIGDTLSRQAKAQDVQHKVMHYSNLLCEMLKEIVVTTKAAALHYPSPAASKDMVERVKDLANSTQQFRMVLGQLAAM
- the BCAR1 gene encoding breast cancer anti-estrogen resistance protein 1 isoform X1; its protein translation is MTPHRPAGPGSPPRRGLLLQNVLAKALYDNVAESPDELSFRKGDIMTVLERNTQGLDGWWLCSLHGRQGIVPGNRLKILVGMYDKKKQQQQQAPGPAQGQALPQPPVPQPALPYHHQGGYTPLSPASQYTPMHPAYAPQGDNVYLMPVPSKGQQGLYPGSVPPGQFPPAPAKQLPAYPKQTPPHAFPSPGQEIYQVPPSLGQAAEAYPGGSASPPQDVYQVPPLASQAQDIYQVPPSLDMRCWEGHKPQGKVLVPTRIGQVYVYDSPKGEQDEYDFPRHLLSAGSQEIYDVPPVRGGVPSQFSQEVYDTPPMAVKGPNGQDPGQEIYDVPPSVEKNLHQTVYDVPPSVSKDVPDGPAREETYDVPPAFAKQKAFDPSRHPLILAQQEPYLPEDVYDVPPAAGKGVPEPPLTHEIYDVPPSLKKLGGSAFPSQEVYDVPRDLHAPGKGSLDTEGEYIYDVPPQVDREAKGADAKRLSASSTGSTRSNISTSSLDVVPVKEPAKGAGKEFSLDLDAAMETLAKLQHGVGGAVSYLMSFIGANWRSPEHMEANAASIRGAAEGVRTALRDLLEFARGAVGNAAQASDRSLYAKLSKQLQKMEEVYQALARHGQALDACHWAPSALAGSKPGTDDLEHFVMHSRGVPDDTKQLASFLHGNASLLFKRTKPVAESGGHGPPHPSDKASSIQSRPLPSPPKLLAQESPDGPYENSESGWMEDYDYVHLQGKEEFEKTQKELLEKGNIIRQSKDQLEHQQLKQFEQLEQEVTRPIDNDLSNWSPPQHYGPARGGGALCPADRQLLLFYLEQCEANLTTLTNAVDAFFTAVSTNQPPKIFVAHSKFVILSAHKLVFIGDTLSRQAKAQDVQHKVMHYSNLLCEMLKEIVVTTKAAALHYPSPAASKDMVERVKDLANSTQQFRMVLGQLAAM
- the BCAR1 gene encoding breast cancer anti-estrogen resistance protein 1 isoform X3 is translated as MAPNVLAKALYDNVAESPDELSFRKGDIMTVLERNTQGLDGWWLCSLHGRQGIVPGNRLKILVGMYDKKKQQQQQAPGPAQGQALPQPPVPQPALPYHHQGGYTPLSPASQYTPMHPAYAPQGDNVYLMPVPSKGQQGLYPGSVPPGQFPPAPAKQLPAYPKQTPPHAFPSPGQEIYQVPPSLGQAAEAYPGGSASPPQDVYQVPPLASQAQDIYQVPPSLDMRCWEGHKPQGKVLVPTRIGQVYVYDSPKGEQDEYDFPRHLLSAGSQEIYDVPPVRGGVPSQFSQEVYDTPPMAVKGPNGQDPGQEIYDVPPSVEKNLHQTVYDVPPSVSKDVPDGPAREETYDVPPAFAKQKAFDPSRHPLILAQQEPYLPEDVYDVPPAAGKGVPEPPLTHEIYDVPPSLKKLGGSAFPSQEVYDVPRDLHAPGKGSLDTEGEYIYDVPPQVDREAKGADAKRLSASSTGSTRSNISTSSLDVVPVKEPAKGAGKEFSLDLDAAMETLAKLQHGVGGAVSYLMSFIGANWRSPEHMEANAASIRGAAEGVRTALRDLLEFARGAVGNAAQASDRSLYAKLSKQLQKMEEVYQALARHGQALDACHWAPSALAGSKPGTDDLEHFVMHSRGVPDDTKQLASFLHGNASLLFKRTKPVAESGGHGPPHPSDKASSIQSRPLPSPPKLLAQESPDGPYENSESGWMEDYDYVHLQGKEEFEKTQKELLEKGNIIRQSKDQLEHQQLKQFEQLEQEVTRPIDNDLSNWSPPQHYGPARGGGALCPADRQLLLFYLEQCEANLTTLTNAVDAFFTAVSTNQPPKIFVAHSKFVILSAHKLVFIGDTLSRQAKAQDVQHKVMHYSNLLCEMLKEIVVTTKAAALHYPSPAASKDMVERVKDLANSTQQFRMVLGQLAAM